In Triticum urartu cultivar G1812 chromosome 6, Tu2.1, whole genome shotgun sequence, the following proteins share a genomic window:
- the LOC125515659 gene encoding RING-H2 finger protein ATL52-like — protein MPPPPEDHPLPRPKPKPPKPRPRPERMRPKPEPVRDQPDAVFPFPADTLACAAHCSEPCAHYGLCRPPPPSRTATVHLRPSSRLPTPLVAVSASVLAVSVVLLLVLLVCHVVRRRRRQRANAAPLPLPLHHQAAQGGPPADVAVPVPADSDSDDGVHHVWYIRTVGLDERAIAAITALVYDPDKCRALGLGGDGCAVCLAEFRGGETLRLLPRCGHAFHRGCIDTWLRAHVNCPLCRAPVRVAAGAHQTAAPGSNVSEPAANLAAADGAGAEETGGDVVLSTEMAVRRAASMMALPRLPWPDVSLRPLASNSAREGEMMGLAKFSRALKSCEALEMAGVAVGRSASFGAAPPRFPGRSGQPATGVNADEIQR, from the coding sequence atgccgccgccgcccgaggacCATCCCCTGCCGCGGCCAAAGCCGAAGCCTCCCAAGCCCAGGCCCaggccggagaggatgaggccgaaGCCGGAGCCGGTGCGCGACCAGCCCGACGCCGTCTTCCCGTTCCCTGCCGACACCTTGGCCTGCGCCGCGCACTGCTCAGAGCCGTGCGCCCACTACGGCCTctgccggccgccgccgccctcgcgcACCGCCACCGTGCACCTCCGGCCCTCCTCCCGCCTCCCCACCCCGCTCGTCGCTGTATCGGCGTCCGTCCTCGCCGTGTCCGTGGTGCTCCTCCTCGTCCTGCTCGTCTGCCACGTCgtgcgccggcgccggcgccagcgcgccaacgctgcgccgctgccgctgccgctgcaCCACCAGGCCGCCCAGGGGGGGCCTCCGGCCGACGTGGCGGTCCCGGTGCCAGCGGACAGCGACTCCGACGACGGGGTGCACCACGTGTGGTACATACGCACCGTGGGGCTCGACGAGCGCGCCATCGCGGCCATCACCGCGCTGGTGTACGACCCCGACAAGTGCCGCGCCCTGGGgctcggcggcgacggctgcgcgGTGTGCCTCGCGGAGTTCCGCGGCGGGGAGACGCTGCGCCTGCTGCCGCGGTGCGGCCACGCGTTCCACCGCGGCTGCATCGACACCTGGCTCCGCGCCCATGTCAACTGCCCGCTCTGCCGCGCTCCGGTCAGGGTCGCCGCCGGCGCGCACCAGACCGCCGCCCCCGGTAGCAACGTGAGCGAGCCCGCGGCAAACCTAGCCGCGGCCGATGGTGCTGGCGCCGAGGAGACCGGGGGCGACGTCGTCCTGTCGACGGAGATGGCTGTGAGGCGCGCCGCGTCCATGATGGCGCTCCCGAGGCTGCCGTGGCCGGACGTCTCCCTACGGCCGCTGGCGTCGAACAGTGCGCGAGAGGGGGAGATGATGGGCCTAGCGAAGTTCAGTAGAGCGCTGAAATCGTGCGAAGCGTTGGAGATGGCCGGCGTCGCGGTAGGCAGGTCGGCGTCGTTCGGCGCGGCGCCGCCGCGTTTTCCGGGGCGGTCAGGCCAACCGGCCACCGGCGTCAACGCCGATGAGATCCAACGTTGA